In Canis lupus familiaris isolate Mischka breed German Shepherd chromosome 5, alternate assembly UU_Cfam_GSD_1.0, whole genome shotgun sequence, a genomic segment contains:
- the DFFB gene encoding DNA fragmentation factor subunit beta isoform X3, whose protein sequence is MFAVFRKPKTFKLRALHSQKKFGVAGRSCQEVLKKGCLHLQVPGWGPGTGCFHLQLPVAGSRLCLYEDGTELTGDYFWSVPDNSELVLLTSGQTWQGYVSDISGFLSAFHRPSAGLIQAARQLLSDERAPLRQKLLADLLHTISENIAAETRAEDPPWFEGLESRFQSKSGYLRYSCESRIRSYLREVNSYAPTVGEEAQGEYTRIVDLMCQKLRTVQYNGSYFDRGARAGLRLCTPEGWFCCQGPFDVDSCASKHSINPYGNRESRVLFSTWNLDHIIEKKRTVVPALAEAVTERDGREVAWEYFYSLLFTSENLKLVHIACHKKTTHKLSCDPHRIYKLPTKSKRRRPARKCQ, encoded by the exons ATGTTTGCGGTGTTCCGGAAGCCCAAGACGTTCAAGCTGCGGGCTCTGCACAGCCAGAAGAAGTTTGGGGTGGCGGGGAGGAGCTGCCAGGAGGTGCTGAAGAAGGGGTGCCTCCACCTGCAGGTGCCGGGCTGGGGTCCGGGGACCGGGTGCTTCCACCTGCAG CTCCCTGTCGCCGGCTCCCGTCTGTGCCTCTACGAAGACGGTACAGAGCTAACTGGAGATTACTTCTGGAGTGTGCCTGACAACTCGGAGCTGGTGCTTCTCACCTCGGGCCAGACCTGGCAAGGCT ATGTGAGTGACATCAGTGGCTTCCTCAGCGCGTTCCACAGGCCGTCCGCGGGGCTCATCCAGGCCGCTCGGCAGCTGCTCTCGGACGAGCGGGCCCCACTGCGGCAGAAGCTGCTGGCTGACCTCCTGCACACCATCAGCGAGAACATCGCGGCCGAGACCAGGGCCGAGGACCCACCATGGTTCGAAG GCTTAGAGTCTCGATTCCAGAGTAAGTCTGGGTACCTGAGGTACAGCTGCGAGAGCCGGATCCGGAGCTACCTGAGAGAG GTGAACTCGTATGCCCCCACTGTCGGCGAGGAGGCCCAGGGGGAGTATACCCGCATCGTTGATCTCATGTGCCAGAAGCTGAGGACGGTGCAATACAATGGCAGCTACTTTGACAGAGGAGCCAGGGCGGGCCTCCGGCTCTGCACCCCAGAAGGCTGGTTCTGCTGCCAG GGTCCTTTTGACGTGGACAGCTGTGCATCCAAACACTCCATCAATCCCTATGGTAATCGGGAGAGCCGGGTCCTCTTCAGCACGTGGAACTTGGACCACAT AATAGAAAAGAAGCGCACAGTGGTCCCTGCACTGGCGGAGGCTGTTACAGAGCGAGATGGCAGAGAAGTGGCCTGGGAGTACTTTTACAGCCTGCTCTTCACCTCTGAGAACCTGAAGTTGGTCCACATCGCCTGCCATAAGAAAACCACTCACAAGCTCAGCTGTGACCCACACAGGATCTACAAACTGCCGACGAAGTCCAAGAGGCGGCGGCCAGCCCGGAAGTGCCAGTGA
- the DFFB gene encoding DNA fragmentation factor subunit beta isoform X1, translated as MFAVFRKPKTFKLRALHSQKKFGVAGRSCQEVLKKGCLHLQVPGWGPGTGCFHLQLPVAGSRLCLYEDGTELTGDYFWSVPDNSELVLLTSGQTWQGSPGNWLFYLVLLLLADVSDISGFLSAFHRPSAGLIQAARQLLSDERAPLRQKLLADLLHTISENIAAETRAEDPPWFEGLESRFQSKSGYLRYSCESRIRSYLREVNSYAPTVGEEAQGEYTRIVDLMCQKLRTVQYNGSYFDRGARAGLRLCTPEGWFCCQGPFDVDSCASKHSINPYGNRESRVLFSTWNLDHIIEKKRTVVPALAEAVTERDGREVAWEYFYSLLFTSENLKLVHIACHKKTTHKLSCDPHRIYKLPTKSKRRRPARKCQ; from the exons ATGTTTGCGGTGTTCCGGAAGCCCAAGACGTTCAAGCTGCGGGCTCTGCACAGCCAGAAGAAGTTTGGGGTGGCGGGGAGGAGCTGCCAGGAGGTGCTGAAGAAGGGGTGCCTCCACCTGCAGGTGCCGGGCTGGGGTCCGGGGACCGGGTGCTTCCACCTGCAG CTCCCTGTCGCCGGCTCCCGTCTGTGCCTCTACGAAGACGGTACAGAGCTAACTGGAGATTACTTCTGGAGTGTGCCTGACAACTCGGAGCTGGTGCTTCTCACCTCGGGCCAGACCTGGCAAGGCT CGCCCGGGAACTGGCTCTTCTATCTGGTCCTCCTCCTGCTGGCAGATGTGAGTGACATCAGTGGCTTCCTCAGCGCGTTCCACAGGCCGTCCGCGGGGCTCATCCAGGCCGCTCGGCAGCTGCTCTCGGACGAGCGGGCCCCACTGCGGCAGAAGCTGCTGGCTGACCTCCTGCACACCATCAGCGAGAACATCGCGGCCGAGACCAGGGCCGAGGACCCACCATGGTTCGAAG GCTTAGAGTCTCGATTCCAGAGTAAGTCTGGGTACCTGAGGTACAGCTGCGAGAGCCGGATCCGGAGCTACCTGAGAGAG GTGAACTCGTATGCCCCCACTGTCGGCGAGGAGGCCCAGGGGGAGTATACCCGCATCGTTGATCTCATGTGCCAGAAGCTGAGGACGGTGCAATACAATGGCAGCTACTTTGACAGAGGAGCCAGGGCGGGCCTCCGGCTCTGCACCCCAGAAGGCTGGTTCTGCTGCCAG GGTCCTTTTGACGTGGACAGCTGTGCATCCAAACACTCCATCAATCCCTATGGTAATCGGGAGAGCCGGGTCCTCTTCAGCACGTGGAACTTGGACCACAT AATAGAAAAGAAGCGCACAGTGGTCCCTGCACTGGCGGAGGCTGTTACAGAGCGAGATGGCAGAGAAGTGGCCTGGGAGTACTTTTACAGCCTGCTCTTCACCTCTGAGAACCTGAAGTTGGTCCACATCGCCTGCCATAAGAAAACCACTCACAAGCTCAGCTGTGACCCACACAGGATCTACAAACTGCCGACGAAGTCCAAGAGGCGGCGGCCAGCCCGGAAGTGCCAGTGA
- the DFFB gene encoding DNA fragmentation factor subunit beta isoform X2, with protein sequence MFAVFRKPKTFKLRALHSQKKFGVAGRSCQEVLKKGCLHLQLPVAGSRLCLYEDGTELTGDYFWSVPDNSELVLLTSGQTWQGSPGNWLFYLVLLLLADVSDISGFLSAFHRPSAGLIQAARQLLSDERAPLRQKLLADLLHTISENIAAETRAEDPPWFEGLESRFQSKSGYLRYSCESRIRSYLREVNSYAPTVGEEAQGEYTRIVDLMCQKLRTVQYNGSYFDRGARAGLRLCTPEGWFCCQGPFDVDSCASKHSINPYGNRESRVLFSTWNLDHIIEKKRTVVPALAEAVTERDGREVAWEYFYSLLFTSENLKLVHIACHKKTTHKLSCDPHRIYKLPTKSKRRRPARKCQ encoded by the exons ATGTTTGCGGTGTTCCGGAAGCCCAAGACGTTCAAGCTGCGGGCTCTGCACAGCCAGAAGAAGTTTGGGGTGGCGGGGAGGAGCTGCCAGGAGGTGCTGAAGAAGGGGTGCCTCCACCTGCAG CTCCCTGTCGCCGGCTCCCGTCTGTGCCTCTACGAAGACGGTACAGAGCTAACTGGAGATTACTTCTGGAGTGTGCCTGACAACTCGGAGCTGGTGCTTCTCACCTCGGGCCAGACCTGGCAAGGCT CGCCCGGGAACTGGCTCTTCTATCTGGTCCTCCTCCTGCTGGCAGATGTGAGTGACATCAGTGGCTTCCTCAGCGCGTTCCACAGGCCGTCCGCGGGGCTCATCCAGGCCGCTCGGCAGCTGCTCTCGGACGAGCGGGCCCCACTGCGGCAGAAGCTGCTGGCTGACCTCCTGCACACCATCAGCGAGAACATCGCGGCCGAGACCAGGGCCGAGGACCCACCATGGTTCGAAG GCTTAGAGTCTCGATTCCAGAGTAAGTCTGGGTACCTGAGGTACAGCTGCGAGAGCCGGATCCGGAGCTACCTGAGAGAG GTGAACTCGTATGCCCCCACTGTCGGCGAGGAGGCCCAGGGGGAGTATACCCGCATCGTTGATCTCATGTGCCAGAAGCTGAGGACGGTGCAATACAATGGCAGCTACTTTGACAGAGGAGCCAGGGCGGGCCTCCGGCTCTGCACCCCAGAAGGCTGGTTCTGCTGCCAG GGTCCTTTTGACGTGGACAGCTGTGCATCCAAACACTCCATCAATCCCTATGGTAATCGGGAGAGCCGGGTCCTCTTCAGCACGTGGAACTTGGACCACAT AATAGAAAAGAAGCGCACAGTGGTCCCTGCACTGGCGGAGGCTGTTACAGAGCGAGATGGCAGAGAAGTGGCCTGGGAGTACTTTTACAGCCTGCTCTTCACCTCTGAGAACCTGAAGTTGGTCCACATCGCCTGCCATAAGAAAACCACTCACAAGCTCAGCTGTGACCCACACAGGATCTACAAACTGCCGACGAAGTCCAAGAGGCGGCGGCCAGCCCGGAAGTGCCAGTGA
- the DFFB gene encoding DNA fragmentation factor subunit beta isoform X4, whose protein sequence is MFAVFRKPKTFKLRALHSQKKFGVAGRSCQEVLKKGCLHLQLPVAGSRLCLYEDGTELTGDYFWSVPDNSELVLLTSGQTWQGYVSDISGFLSAFHRPSAGLIQAARQLLSDERAPLRQKLLADLLHTISENIAAETRAEDPPWFEGLESRFQSKSGYLRYSCESRIRSYLREVNSYAPTVGEEAQGEYTRIVDLMCQKLRTVQYNGSYFDRGARAGLRLCTPEGWFCCQGPFDVDSCASKHSINPYGNRESRVLFSTWNLDHIIEKKRTVVPALAEAVTERDGREVAWEYFYSLLFTSENLKLVHIACHKKTTHKLSCDPHRIYKLPTKSKRRRPARKCQ, encoded by the exons ATGTTTGCGGTGTTCCGGAAGCCCAAGACGTTCAAGCTGCGGGCTCTGCACAGCCAGAAGAAGTTTGGGGTGGCGGGGAGGAGCTGCCAGGAGGTGCTGAAGAAGGGGTGCCTCCACCTGCAG CTCCCTGTCGCCGGCTCCCGTCTGTGCCTCTACGAAGACGGTACAGAGCTAACTGGAGATTACTTCTGGAGTGTGCCTGACAACTCGGAGCTGGTGCTTCTCACCTCGGGCCAGACCTGGCAAGGCT ATGTGAGTGACATCAGTGGCTTCCTCAGCGCGTTCCACAGGCCGTCCGCGGGGCTCATCCAGGCCGCTCGGCAGCTGCTCTCGGACGAGCGGGCCCCACTGCGGCAGAAGCTGCTGGCTGACCTCCTGCACACCATCAGCGAGAACATCGCGGCCGAGACCAGGGCCGAGGACCCACCATGGTTCGAAG GCTTAGAGTCTCGATTCCAGAGTAAGTCTGGGTACCTGAGGTACAGCTGCGAGAGCCGGATCCGGAGCTACCTGAGAGAG GTGAACTCGTATGCCCCCACTGTCGGCGAGGAGGCCCAGGGGGAGTATACCCGCATCGTTGATCTCATGTGCCAGAAGCTGAGGACGGTGCAATACAATGGCAGCTACTTTGACAGAGGAGCCAGGGCGGGCCTCCGGCTCTGCACCCCAGAAGGCTGGTTCTGCTGCCAG GGTCCTTTTGACGTGGACAGCTGTGCATCCAAACACTCCATCAATCCCTATGGTAATCGGGAGAGCCGGGTCCTCTTCAGCACGTGGAACTTGGACCACAT AATAGAAAAGAAGCGCACAGTGGTCCCTGCACTGGCGGAGGCTGTTACAGAGCGAGATGGCAGAGAAGTGGCCTGGGAGTACTTTTACAGCCTGCTCTTCACCTCTGAGAACCTGAAGTTGGTCCACATCGCCTGCCATAAGAAAACCACTCACAAGCTCAGCTGTGACCCACACAGGATCTACAAACTGCCGACGAAGTCCAAGAGGCGGCGGCCAGCCCGGAAGTGCCAGTGA